In Brachypodium distachyon strain Bd21 chromosome 2, Brachypodium_distachyon_v3.0, whole genome shotgun sequence, one genomic interval encodes:
- the LOC100840523 gene encoding pyruvate, phosphate dikinase 2 isoform X1: protein MPSVSKAVCLQQRPSTGGGRRAREAGRRSVAAPRARHSKPKAVHSGGSESGRGQHCSPPKAVAAPTIPATEKECTGISKIKRVFHFGKGKSDGNKAMKDLLGGKGANLAEMASIGLSVPPGFTVSTEACEQYQAAGRALPPGLWEETLEGLRWVEEYMGARLGDPKRPLLLSVRSGAAVSMPGMMDTVLNLGLNDDVAAGLAAKSGERFAYDSYRRFLDMFGNVVMDIPHALFEEKLEAMKATKGVHNDTDLTASDLRELVSQYKNVYVEAKGEQFPSDPKKQLQLAVLAVFDSWDSPRANKYRSINQITGLRGTAVNVQCMVFGNMGNTSGTGVLFTRNPSTGEKKLYGEFLVNAQGEDVVAGIRTPEDLDAMKNQMPEAYVELVENCKILESHYKDMMDIEFTVQENRLWMLQCRAGKRTGKGAVKIAVDMVNEALVDCSTAIKMVEPGHLDQLLHPQFANPGAASYKGKVITTGLPASPGAAVGQIVFTAEDAEEWHAQGKSAILVRTETSPEDVGGMHAAAGILTARGGMTSHAAVVARGWGKCCVSGCSSIRVNDIEKVVTIEGKVLQEGDWISLNGSTGEVILGKQPLSPPALSGDLETFMAWVDEVRQLKVMANADTPEDALTARKNGAEGIGLCRTEHMFFASDERIKAVRQMIMAPNIQLRQKALDCLLPYQRSDFEGIFRAMDGLPVTIRLLDPPLHEFLPEGHVEDIVRELCSETGAAEDDVLARMEKLSEVNPMLGFRGCRLGISYPELTEMQARAIFEAAIAMTNQGIQVFPEIMVPLVGTPQELGHQVTLIRQIANRVFTDMGKAIDYKVGTMIEIPRAALVADEIAEQAEFFSFGTNDLTQMTFGYSRDDVGKFLPIYLAQGILQHDPFEVLDQRGVGELVKIATERGRKARPNLKVGICGEHGGEPSSVAFFAKAGLDYVSCSPFRVPIARLAAAQVLV, encoded by the exons ATGCCTTCGGTTTCCAAGGCCGTGTGCCTGCAGCAGAGGCcgagcacgggcggcggcaggagggcCAGGGAAGCGGGTCGCCGAtcggtggcggcgccgagAGCCCGGCACTCGAAACCCAAGGCTGTTCACTCGGGGGGATCAGAGTCGGGACGGGGCCAGCATTGCTCGCCTCCCAAGGCAGTCGCGGCGCCGACGATACCCGCCACGGAAAAG GAATGCACGGGTATATCCAAGATTAAG CGGGTGTTCCACTTCGGCAAGGGCAAGAGCGATGGCAACAAGGCCATGAAGGATCTG CTGGGTGGGAAGGGCGCGAACTTGGCGGAGATGGCGAGCATCGGGCTGTCGGTGCCGCCGGGGTTCACGGTGTCGACGGAGGCGTGCGAGCAGTACCAGGCGGCGGGGAgggcgctgccgccggggcTGTGGGAGGAGACCCTGGAGGGTCTCCGCTGGGTGGAGGAGTACATGGGCGCACGCCTCGGCGACCCCAAGCGCCCGCTCCTGCTCTCCGtccgctccggcgccgccgtgtcCATGCCCGGGATGATGGACACCGTGCTCAACCTGGGCCTCAACGACGACGTGGCCGCCGGGCTCGCCGCCAAGAGCGGCGAACGCTTCGCCTACGACTCCTACCGCCGCTTCCTCGACATGTTCGGCAACGTC GTTATGGACATTCCTCATGCActttttgaagagaaacttgAAGCCATGAAAGCAACCAAGGGGGTACACAATGACACCGACCTGACTGCTAGTGACCTCAGGGAACTAGTGAGTCAGTACAAGAATGTCTACGTTGAAGCTAAAGGAGAACAATTTCCATCAG ATCCGAAGAAGCAACTGCAGTTAGCGGTGTTGGCTGTTTTCGACTCATGGGACAGCCCAAGAGCGAATAAGTATAGAAGCATTAATCAGATCACCGGACTGAGGGGCACCGCTGTAAATGTGCAGTGCATGGTGTTTGGCAACATGGGGAACACCTCTGGAACTGGTGTTCTCTTCACTAGGAACCCTAGCACTGGAGAGAAGAAGCTTTATGGCGAGTTCCTTGTAAATGCTCAG GGTGAGGATGTGGTTGCTGGAATCAGAACCCCAGAAGATCTTGATGCCATGAAGAACCAGATGCCAGAGGCATATGTAGAGCTTGTTGAGAACTGCAAAATATTGGAGAGCCACTATAAAGATATGATG GATATTGAATTTACTGTTCAAGAAAATAGGCTATGGATGCTACAGTGCAGAGCAGGAAAGCGTACAGGCAAAGGTGCTGTGAAGATTGCTGTAGACATGGTTAATGAGGCTCTTGTTGATTGCAGTACAGCAATTAAGATGGTAGAACCAGGTCACCTAGACCAGCTTCTTCATCCACAG TTTGCGAACCCAGGGGCTGCTTCATACAAAGGAAAAGTAATTACCACAGGCTTACCTGCATCACCTGGGGCTGCTGTGGGCCAAATTGTATTTACTGCAGAAGATGCTGAAGAATGGCATGCCCAAGGGAAATCTGCTATTCTG GTGAGGACTGAGACCAGCCCAGAGGAtgttggtggcatgcatgcagccgCAGGAATTCTTACAGCAAGAGGTGGTATGACTTCTCATGCTGCCGTCGTGGCACGTGGTTGGGGCAAATGTTGTGTGTCAGGATGTTCCAGCATCCGTGTAAATGATATTGAGAAG GTGGTAACAATTGAAGGCAAGGTGCTCCAAGAAGGTGACTGGATATCACTCAATGGATCTACTGGTGAAGTAATCCTTGGCAAACAACCACTTTCCCCACCAGCCCTTAGTGGCGACTTGGAAACTTTCATGGCCTGGGTGGATGAAGTTAGGCAACTGAAG GTTATGGCTAATGCCGATACCCCTGAGGATGCATTGACAGCAAGGAAAAATGGGGCAGAAGGAATTGGACTATGTCGGACAGAACACATG TTCTTTGCTTCAGACGAGAGGATTAAGGCTGTGAGGCAGATGATTATGGCTCCAAACATTCAACTGAGGCAGAAAGCACTAGATTGTCTTTTGCCTTATCAGAGGTCTGACTTTGAAGGCATTTTCCGTGCTATGGATG GGCTCCCAGTAACTATTCGGCTATTGGACCCTCCACTTCATGAGTTCCTTCCAGAAGGGCATGTCGAAGATATTGTTCGTGAGCTATGTTCTGAAACCGGagccgccgaggacgatgTCCTTGCAAGAATGGAGAAACTTTCAGAAGTAAATCCAATGCTTGGTTTCCGTGGTTGCAG GCTTGGTATATCATACCCTGAATTAACAGAAATGCAAGCCCGAGCCATCTTTGAAGCTGCTATAGCCATGACCAACCAGGGTATTCAAGTTTTTCCAGAGATAATGGTTCCTCTTGTTGGAACACCTCAG GAATTGGGACATCAAGTTACTCTCATCCGTCAAATTGCTAACAGAGTTTTCACTGACATGGGGAAAGCCATTGACTACAAAGTTGGGACTATGATTGAAATTCCTAGGGCGGCTCTAGTTGCAGATGAG ATAGCGGAGCAAGCCGAGTTCTTCTCTTTCGGAACAAACGACCTCACGCAGATGACGTTTGGTTACAGCAGGGATGATGTGGGGAAGTTCCTCCCCATATATCTGGCTCAGGGTATCCTCCAGCATGATCCTTTTGAG GTGCTTGATCAGAGAGGAGTTGGAGAGCTGGTAAAGATTGCCACAGAGAGGGGCCGCAAAGCAAGGCCTAACTTGAAG GTGGGCATCTGCGGCGAACATGGTGGAGAGCCTTCTTCCGTTGCTTTTTTCGCAAAGGCTGGGTTGGATTATGTTTCTTGCTCCCCTTTCAG GGTCCCGATCGCTAGGCTAGCTGCAGCTCAGGTGCTCGTCTGA
- the LOC100840523 gene encoding pyruvate, phosphate dikinase 2 isoform X2, whose translation MPSVSKAVCLQQRPSTGGGRRAREAGRRSVAAPRARHSKPKAVHSGGSESGRGQHCSPPKAVAAPTIPATEKRVFHFGKGKSDGNKAMKDLLGGKGANLAEMASIGLSVPPGFTVSTEACEQYQAAGRALPPGLWEETLEGLRWVEEYMGARLGDPKRPLLLSVRSGAAVSMPGMMDTVLNLGLNDDVAAGLAAKSGERFAYDSYRRFLDMFGNVVMDIPHALFEEKLEAMKATKGVHNDTDLTASDLRELVSQYKNVYVEAKGEQFPSDPKKQLQLAVLAVFDSWDSPRANKYRSINQITGLRGTAVNVQCMVFGNMGNTSGTGVLFTRNPSTGEKKLYGEFLVNAQGEDVVAGIRTPEDLDAMKNQMPEAYVELVENCKILESHYKDMMDIEFTVQENRLWMLQCRAGKRTGKGAVKIAVDMVNEALVDCSTAIKMVEPGHLDQLLHPQFANPGAASYKGKVITTGLPASPGAAVGQIVFTAEDAEEWHAQGKSAILVRTETSPEDVGGMHAAAGILTARGGMTSHAAVVARGWGKCCVSGCSSIRVNDIEKVVTIEGKVLQEGDWISLNGSTGEVILGKQPLSPPALSGDLETFMAWVDEVRQLKVMANADTPEDALTARKNGAEGIGLCRTEHMFFASDERIKAVRQMIMAPNIQLRQKALDCLLPYQRSDFEGIFRAMDGLPVTIRLLDPPLHEFLPEGHVEDIVRELCSETGAAEDDVLARMEKLSEVNPMLGFRGCRLGISYPELTEMQARAIFEAAIAMTNQGIQVFPEIMVPLVGTPQELGHQVTLIRQIANRVFTDMGKAIDYKVGTMIEIPRAALVADEIAEQAEFFSFGTNDLTQMTFGYSRDDVGKFLPIYLAQGILQHDPFEVLDQRGVGELVKIATERGRKARPNLKVGICGEHGGEPSSVAFFAKAGLDYVSCSPFRVPIARLAAAQVLV comes from the exons ATGCCTTCGGTTTCCAAGGCCGTGTGCCTGCAGCAGAGGCcgagcacgggcggcggcaggagggcCAGGGAAGCGGGTCGCCGAtcggtggcggcgccgagAGCCCGGCACTCGAAACCCAAGGCTGTTCACTCGGGGGGATCAGAGTCGGGACGGGGCCAGCATTGCTCGCCTCCCAAGGCAGTCGCGGCGCCGACGATACCCGCCACGGAAAAG CGGGTGTTCCACTTCGGCAAGGGCAAGAGCGATGGCAACAAGGCCATGAAGGATCTG CTGGGTGGGAAGGGCGCGAACTTGGCGGAGATGGCGAGCATCGGGCTGTCGGTGCCGCCGGGGTTCACGGTGTCGACGGAGGCGTGCGAGCAGTACCAGGCGGCGGGGAgggcgctgccgccggggcTGTGGGAGGAGACCCTGGAGGGTCTCCGCTGGGTGGAGGAGTACATGGGCGCACGCCTCGGCGACCCCAAGCGCCCGCTCCTGCTCTCCGtccgctccggcgccgccgtgtcCATGCCCGGGATGATGGACACCGTGCTCAACCTGGGCCTCAACGACGACGTGGCCGCCGGGCTCGCCGCCAAGAGCGGCGAACGCTTCGCCTACGACTCCTACCGCCGCTTCCTCGACATGTTCGGCAACGTC GTTATGGACATTCCTCATGCActttttgaagagaaacttgAAGCCATGAAAGCAACCAAGGGGGTACACAATGACACCGACCTGACTGCTAGTGACCTCAGGGAACTAGTGAGTCAGTACAAGAATGTCTACGTTGAAGCTAAAGGAGAACAATTTCCATCAG ATCCGAAGAAGCAACTGCAGTTAGCGGTGTTGGCTGTTTTCGACTCATGGGACAGCCCAAGAGCGAATAAGTATAGAAGCATTAATCAGATCACCGGACTGAGGGGCACCGCTGTAAATGTGCAGTGCATGGTGTTTGGCAACATGGGGAACACCTCTGGAACTGGTGTTCTCTTCACTAGGAACCCTAGCACTGGAGAGAAGAAGCTTTATGGCGAGTTCCTTGTAAATGCTCAG GGTGAGGATGTGGTTGCTGGAATCAGAACCCCAGAAGATCTTGATGCCATGAAGAACCAGATGCCAGAGGCATATGTAGAGCTTGTTGAGAACTGCAAAATATTGGAGAGCCACTATAAAGATATGATG GATATTGAATTTACTGTTCAAGAAAATAGGCTATGGATGCTACAGTGCAGAGCAGGAAAGCGTACAGGCAAAGGTGCTGTGAAGATTGCTGTAGACATGGTTAATGAGGCTCTTGTTGATTGCAGTACAGCAATTAAGATGGTAGAACCAGGTCACCTAGACCAGCTTCTTCATCCACAG TTTGCGAACCCAGGGGCTGCTTCATACAAAGGAAAAGTAATTACCACAGGCTTACCTGCATCACCTGGGGCTGCTGTGGGCCAAATTGTATTTACTGCAGAAGATGCTGAAGAATGGCATGCCCAAGGGAAATCTGCTATTCTG GTGAGGACTGAGACCAGCCCAGAGGAtgttggtggcatgcatgcagccgCAGGAATTCTTACAGCAAGAGGTGGTATGACTTCTCATGCTGCCGTCGTGGCACGTGGTTGGGGCAAATGTTGTGTGTCAGGATGTTCCAGCATCCGTGTAAATGATATTGAGAAG GTGGTAACAATTGAAGGCAAGGTGCTCCAAGAAGGTGACTGGATATCACTCAATGGATCTACTGGTGAAGTAATCCTTGGCAAACAACCACTTTCCCCACCAGCCCTTAGTGGCGACTTGGAAACTTTCATGGCCTGGGTGGATGAAGTTAGGCAACTGAAG GTTATGGCTAATGCCGATACCCCTGAGGATGCATTGACAGCAAGGAAAAATGGGGCAGAAGGAATTGGACTATGTCGGACAGAACACATG TTCTTTGCTTCAGACGAGAGGATTAAGGCTGTGAGGCAGATGATTATGGCTCCAAACATTCAACTGAGGCAGAAAGCACTAGATTGTCTTTTGCCTTATCAGAGGTCTGACTTTGAAGGCATTTTCCGTGCTATGGATG GGCTCCCAGTAACTATTCGGCTATTGGACCCTCCACTTCATGAGTTCCTTCCAGAAGGGCATGTCGAAGATATTGTTCGTGAGCTATGTTCTGAAACCGGagccgccgaggacgatgTCCTTGCAAGAATGGAGAAACTTTCAGAAGTAAATCCAATGCTTGGTTTCCGTGGTTGCAG GCTTGGTATATCATACCCTGAATTAACAGAAATGCAAGCCCGAGCCATCTTTGAAGCTGCTATAGCCATGACCAACCAGGGTATTCAAGTTTTTCCAGAGATAATGGTTCCTCTTGTTGGAACACCTCAG GAATTGGGACATCAAGTTACTCTCATCCGTCAAATTGCTAACAGAGTTTTCACTGACATGGGGAAAGCCATTGACTACAAAGTTGGGACTATGATTGAAATTCCTAGGGCGGCTCTAGTTGCAGATGAG ATAGCGGAGCAAGCCGAGTTCTTCTCTTTCGGAACAAACGACCTCACGCAGATGACGTTTGGTTACAGCAGGGATGATGTGGGGAAGTTCCTCCCCATATATCTGGCTCAGGGTATCCTCCAGCATGATCCTTTTGAG GTGCTTGATCAGAGAGGAGTTGGAGAGCTGGTAAAGATTGCCACAGAGAGGGGCCGCAAAGCAAGGCCTAACTTGAAG GTGGGCATCTGCGGCGAACATGGTGGAGAGCCTTCTTCCGTTGCTTTTTTCGCAAAGGCTGGGTTGGATTATGTTTCTTGCTCCCCTTTCAG GGTCCCGATCGCTAGGCTAGCTGCAGCTCAGGTGCTCGTCTGA
- the LOC100840523 gene encoding pyruvate, phosphate dikinase 1, chloroplastic isoform X3 encodes MPSVSKAVCLQQRPSTGGGRRAREAGRRSVAAPRARHSKPKAVHSGGSESGRGQHCSPPKAVAAPTIPATEKVMDIPHALFEEKLEAMKATKGVHNDTDLTASDLRELVSQYKNVYVEAKGEQFPSDPKKQLQLAVLAVFDSWDSPRANKYRSINQITGLRGTAVNVQCMVFGNMGNTSGTGVLFTRNPSTGEKKLYGEFLVNAQGEDVVAGIRTPEDLDAMKNQMPEAYVELVENCKILESHYKDMMDIEFTVQENRLWMLQCRAGKRTGKGAVKIAVDMVNEALVDCSTAIKMVEPGHLDQLLHPQFANPGAASYKGKVITTGLPASPGAAVGQIVFTAEDAEEWHAQGKSAILVRTETSPEDVGGMHAAAGILTARGGMTSHAAVVARGWGKCCVSGCSSIRVNDIEKVVTIEGKVLQEGDWISLNGSTGEVILGKQPLSPPALSGDLETFMAWVDEVRQLKVMANADTPEDALTARKNGAEGIGLCRTEHMFFASDERIKAVRQMIMAPNIQLRQKALDCLLPYQRSDFEGIFRAMDGLPVTIRLLDPPLHEFLPEGHVEDIVRELCSETGAAEDDVLARMEKLSEVNPMLGFRGCRLGISYPELTEMQARAIFEAAIAMTNQGIQVFPEIMVPLVGTPQELGHQVTLIRQIANRVFTDMGKAIDYKVGTMIEIPRAALVADEIAEQAEFFSFGTNDLTQMTFGYSRDDVGKFLPIYLAQGILQHDPFEVLDQRGVGELVKIATERGRKARPNLKVGICGEHGGEPSSVAFFAKAGLDYVSCSPFRVPIARLAAAQVLV; translated from the exons ATGCCTTCGGTTTCCAAGGCCGTGTGCCTGCAGCAGAGGCcgagcacgggcggcggcaggagggcCAGGGAAGCGGGTCGCCGAtcggtggcggcgccgagAGCCCGGCACTCGAAACCCAAGGCTGTTCACTCGGGGGGATCAGAGTCGGGACGGGGCCAGCATTGCTCGCCTCCCAAGGCAGTCGCGGCGCCGACGATACCCGCCACGGAAAAG GTTATGGACATTCCTCATGCActttttgaagagaaacttgAAGCCATGAAAGCAACCAAGGGGGTACACAATGACACCGACCTGACTGCTAGTGACCTCAGGGAACTAGTGAGTCAGTACAAGAATGTCTACGTTGAAGCTAAAGGAGAACAATTTCCATCAG ATCCGAAGAAGCAACTGCAGTTAGCGGTGTTGGCTGTTTTCGACTCATGGGACAGCCCAAGAGCGAATAAGTATAGAAGCATTAATCAGATCACCGGACTGAGGGGCACCGCTGTAAATGTGCAGTGCATGGTGTTTGGCAACATGGGGAACACCTCTGGAACTGGTGTTCTCTTCACTAGGAACCCTAGCACTGGAGAGAAGAAGCTTTATGGCGAGTTCCTTGTAAATGCTCAG GGTGAGGATGTGGTTGCTGGAATCAGAACCCCAGAAGATCTTGATGCCATGAAGAACCAGATGCCAGAGGCATATGTAGAGCTTGTTGAGAACTGCAAAATATTGGAGAGCCACTATAAAGATATGATG GATATTGAATTTACTGTTCAAGAAAATAGGCTATGGATGCTACAGTGCAGAGCAGGAAAGCGTACAGGCAAAGGTGCTGTGAAGATTGCTGTAGACATGGTTAATGAGGCTCTTGTTGATTGCAGTACAGCAATTAAGATGGTAGAACCAGGTCACCTAGACCAGCTTCTTCATCCACAG TTTGCGAACCCAGGGGCTGCTTCATACAAAGGAAAAGTAATTACCACAGGCTTACCTGCATCACCTGGGGCTGCTGTGGGCCAAATTGTATTTACTGCAGAAGATGCTGAAGAATGGCATGCCCAAGGGAAATCTGCTATTCTG GTGAGGACTGAGACCAGCCCAGAGGAtgttggtggcatgcatgcagccgCAGGAATTCTTACAGCAAGAGGTGGTATGACTTCTCATGCTGCCGTCGTGGCACGTGGTTGGGGCAAATGTTGTGTGTCAGGATGTTCCAGCATCCGTGTAAATGATATTGAGAAG GTGGTAACAATTGAAGGCAAGGTGCTCCAAGAAGGTGACTGGATATCACTCAATGGATCTACTGGTGAAGTAATCCTTGGCAAACAACCACTTTCCCCACCAGCCCTTAGTGGCGACTTGGAAACTTTCATGGCCTGGGTGGATGAAGTTAGGCAACTGAAG GTTATGGCTAATGCCGATACCCCTGAGGATGCATTGACAGCAAGGAAAAATGGGGCAGAAGGAATTGGACTATGTCGGACAGAACACATG TTCTTTGCTTCAGACGAGAGGATTAAGGCTGTGAGGCAGATGATTATGGCTCCAAACATTCAACTGAGGCAGAAAGCACTAGATTGTCTTTTGCCTTATCAGAGGTCTGACTTTGAAGGCATTTTCCGTGCTATGGATG GGCTCCCAGTAACTATTCGGCTATTGGACCCTCCACTTCATGAGTTCCTTCCAGAAGGGCATGTCGAAGATATTGTTCGTGAGCTATGTTCTGAAACCGGagccgccgaggacgatgTCCTTGCAAGAATGGAGAAACTTTCAGAAGTAAATCCAATGCTTGGTTTCCGTGGTTGCAG GCTTGGTATATCATACCCTGAATTAACAGAAATGCAAGCCCGAGCCATCTTTGAAGCTGCTATAGCCATGACCAACCAGGGTATTCAAGTTTTTCCAGAGATAATGGTTCCTCTTGTTGGAACACCTCAG GAATTGGGACATCAAGTTACTCTCATCCGTCAAATTGCTAACAGAGTTTTCACTGACATGGGGAAAGCCATTGACTACAAAGTTGGGACTATGATTGAAATTCCTAGGGCGGCTCTAGTTGCAGATGAG ATAGCGGAGCAAGCCGAGTTCTTCTCTTTCGGAACAAACGACCTCACGCAGATGACGTTTGGTTACAGCAGGGATGATGTGGGGAAGTTCCTCCCCATATATCTGGCTCAGGGTATCCTCCAGCATGATCCTTTTGAG GTGCTTGATCAGAGAGGAGTTGGAGAGCTGGTAAAGATTGCCACAGAGAGGGGCCGCAAAGCAAGGCCTAACTTGAAG GTGGGCATCTGCGGCGAACATGGTGGAGAGCCTTCTTCCGTTGCTTTTTTCGCAAAGGCTGGGTTGGATTATGTTTCTTGCTCCCCTTTCAG GGTCCCGATCGCTAGGCTAGCTGCAGCTCAGGTGCTCGTCTGA
- the LOC100821094 gene encoding uncharacterized protein LOC100821094, giving the protein METAQAQRAGRAGSALEAPPGQPRGGGFFSSPSGEVGWFLHLCSSARSLYGPRGWRMCRGEGSRGDFDSSSPARGSAAPPPSDCPMLHSGSLLMSSRVTIISYDSYMYTVATELKFRIDSDGSLATVGSTMWRDFLVKAGLNEKDHISFLIFKEMSCLVVCFEDMSMYILRRLTSVESCASITKNRNFILCFVLFVREINTSNATMNAMILFCFWDSLVLVTLLFGRKALCFGINYEF; this is encoded by the exons ATGGAGACGGCGCAGGCGCAGCGAGCGGGGCGTGCAGGATCGGCCCTCGAAGCGCCTCCAGGCCAACCTAGAGGCGGTGGCTTCTTCTCTTCCCCGTCCG GAGAGGTCGGGTGGTTTCTGCATTTGTGCTCGTCGGCGCGAAGTTTGTATGGTCCGCGCG GTTGGCGGATGTGTCGAGGCGAAGGCAGCAGAGGCGATTTTGACTCTTCATCGCCGGCTCGCGGttcggccgcgccgccgccgtccg ACTGTCCCATGCTACATTCGGGATCATTGTTGATGTCTAGCAGGGTCACCATCATAAGTTATGATTCTTACATGTACACAGTTGCAACTGAGCTCAAGTTCCGCATTGATTCTGATGGAAGTTTGGCAACAGTAGGCTCTACCATGTGGAGAgatttcttggtcaaagctgGTCTCAACGAAAAGGatcatatttcttttctcaTCTTCAAGGAAATGTCATGCCTAGTAGTCTGCTTTGAAGATATGAGCATGTATATTTTGCGTCGACTCACATCGGTGGAATCATGTGCTTCTATAACTAAAAATcggaattttattttgtgttttgtgtTGTTTGTTCGTGAAATTAACACCAGTAACGCAACTATGAATGCCATGATATTATTTTGCTTTTGGGATTCCTTAGTTCTGGTTACATTGCTTTTTGGCAGGAAGgcgttgtgttttggaattaACTATGAATTCTAA